The proteins below come from a single bacterium BMS3Abin08 genomic window:
- the pleC gene encoding non-motile and phage-resistance protein — translation MIKIAIAGGNIAGGALLSLLRTEPRLKVVSLYEENPDAPGCLLAVKWGIPVCKEIVSLSKQSPDIIINVTGDYQMTREIQNLFGDRIETIDSKGAKMIWDIIERQKKARVETLKTLQDHTVLGNILEIFSQKNKTSFLEKTLKGALQIVDAPAGSIVTYQGGMITLMTSMGLSKRFLENIGSSIQAGGLTERVLKDKKMVEIQDTLTSDYNNPAFLIENIRSVLAVPLLMGDTATGILFIDDFKPRRYSTRQKSSIALLSRIIAESIGRYNLSSKVSQSSVILETLLHNTNDLVLITDEEGIVTECNDTVSTMGAGRDDIIGKPLSHLLNSEDKSILQRELDRKKSVRHLPVTISFPSGSDPVKTCEFMVNATVLTDKKGKTTGGIFVLTDVTATAELKSEMKKKSLELNELQEILEEKVVERTEVLGRINRELERANQLRGRFIANMSHELRTPLNSIIGFSDVLIEGTFGDLKEEQKRYISNIRLAGKHLLQLINNVLDLAKIEAGKYELQYEAFYIDELFHEVVNTMKPLAEKKDIVMTVTIDPDVEQLIADRIKIKQILYNLLSNAIKFTPEGGTVEIQAEKMRSEDIESVRFVVKDNGIGIPPDDIERIFEEFEQIDSSLSRRQGGVGLGLALTKKLVELHGGNIRAESTLGKGSTFSFTIPSGTVKEEAEVTEVEAVRLNFPWMKEEAPLILVVEDDPPTAEILTLHLSQAGYKVVHAYDGEEAVAKARQLRPFAITLDIMLPRKDGWEVLQELKADSLTSQIPIIIHSIVNNKDLAFALGATDYLIKPLDKDDLLGKLQELSPSKGKVSLPQTVLLVEPETRESEDLKALLQNEGIVTYSAEDLKKGVELAVALRPNLIMLNIESPTIDGFELIQELKINQSTKDIPIFIMTDKDMSVEDRMSLLGKIERIIKKHGYDAKELINHIKELEIIYPKRAGLIDDLTGLFSHRYFQIRLAQEVERAGRYKLPLILVIIDIDHFGHFVKNQDEYNGNLVLKKVSELIRKNIRGSDIVVRYGGDSFAVLLSNTVLGAGLSLSNRFNAIIKNYPFHGEEVQPKGRITASAGLAFLEGQSPEEFILCAEKALTHAINKGGDRVEVYSTEMERACQP, via the coding sequence ATGATAAAGATAGCTATTGCGGGAGGGAATATTGCAGGGGGCGCACTCCTCTCGCTTCTGAGGACGGAACCCCGGTTAAAGGTTGTATCCCTCTACGAAGAAAACCCCGACGCACCAGGTTGTCTTCTTGCCGTAAAATGGGGTATCCCGGTCTGTAAGGAGATAGTATCCCTATCGAAACAAAGCCCGGACATTATCATTAACGTCACAGGGGATTATCAGATGACACGGGAGATACAGAATCTCTTTGGTGACCGGATTGAGACCATCGATTCAAAGGGCGCCAAGATGATCTGGGACATCATCGAGAGGCAGAAAAAGGCAAGGGTTGAGACACTGAAGACCCTGCAGGATCATACCGTCCTCGGTAACATTCTTGAAATATTCTCTCAAAAAAATAAAACATCATTCCTTGAAAAAACACTCAAAGGGGCACTCCAGATTGTAGATGCCCCTGCCGGAAGCATTGTCACTTACCAGGGTGGCATGATAACCCTCATGACATCTATGGGGTTAAGCAAACGGTTTCTCGAAAACATCGGCAGTTCCATCCAGGCAGGGGGGCTTACGGAAAGGGTTTTAAAGGACAAGAAGATGGTCGAGATCCAGGACACCCTGACAAGCGATTACAATAATCCGGCATTCCTGATTGAAAACATAAGGTCGGTTCTTGCCGTGCCCCTGTTGATGGGCGACACCGCAACGGGCATACTTTTTATAGACGACTTTAAACCCCGGAGATACTCCACAAGGCAGAAATCATCCATTGCGCTCCTTTCGCGTATAATTGCAGAGTCAATCGGCAGATATAACCTTTCTTCAAAGGTTTCACAGAGTAGCGTAATCCTTGAAACCCTGCTTCATAACACAAACGACCTGGTGCTTATAACCGATGAAGAGGGCATTGTGACCGAATGTAACGATACAGTCTCAACAATGGGGGCCGGGAGGGATGATATTATAGGTAAACCCTTAAGTCACCTGCTGAACAGTGAAGACAAATCCATACTCCAGAGGGAGCTTGACAGGAAAAAATCCGTCAGACACTTACCGGTAACAATAAGCTTCCCCTCGGGATCGGATCCTGTAAAGACGTGCGAGTTCATGGTCAATGCAACTGTATTAACCGACAAAAAGGGGAAGACAACAGGGGGGATATTCGTCCTGACCGACGTAACCGCAACAGCAGAACTCAAGAGTGAGATGAAAAAGAAGTCCCTGGAGCTGAATGAACTTCAGGAGATCCTTGAAGAAAAGGTTGTTGAGCGGACCGAGGTTCTCGGAAGGATCAACAGGGAACTGGAGCGGGCAAATCAGCTCAGGGGGAGATTCATTGCAAATATGAGTCATGAACTGAGAACCCCCCTGAACTCAATTATCGGTTTTTCCGATGTTCTCATTGAGGGCACCTTTGGCGACCTCAAAGAGGAACAGAAGAGGTATATATCCAACATACGACTGGCCGGCAAGCACCTTTTACAGTTGATTAATAATGTCCTCGACCTTGCCAAGATCGAGGCCGGAAAATATGAACTTCAGTATGAGGCATTCTATATTGATGAACTCTTTCATGAAGTGGTCAACACAATGAAACCACTTGCAGAAAAGAAGGATATAGTCATGACTGTCACGATAGACCCCGACGTCGAGCAGTTGATTGCCGACAGGATCAAGATAAAACAGATACTCTACAACCTCCTTTCAAATGCAATCAAGTTCACACCCGAAGGTGGCACCGTTGAAATACAGGCGGAGAAGATGAGGTCTGAAGACATCGAATCCGTCAGGTTTGTCGTAAAGGACAACGGTATCGGGATACCCCCAGATGATATAGAGAGAATATTCGAGGAGTTTGAACAGATTGACTCATCCCTCTCACGCCGGCAGGGGGGGGTGGGCCTTGGACTTGCTCTCACCAAAAAGCTCGTGGAACTCCATGGTGGAAACATCAGGGCTGAAAGCACCCTGGGTAAGGGAAGCACCTTCTCATTTACCATACCCTCAGGCACCGTAAAAGAGGAGGCGGAGGTTACGGAGGTCGAGGCCGTTAGGCTGAACTTCCCGTGGATGAAGGAAGAGGCACCCCTGATCCTCGTAGTCGAAGACGACCCTCCGACTGCTGAAATACTTACCCTCCACCTGTCCCAGGCCGGGTATAAGGTAGTTCATGCATACGATGGAGAAGAGGCGGTAGCTAAGGCCAGACAACTGAGACCCTTTGCCATAACCCTTGACATCATGCTTCCCAGAAAGGACGGATGGGAAGTCCTGCAGGAACTGAAGGCAGACAGCCTCACCTCCCAAATACCGATAATCATCCATTCGATTGTTAATAACAAGGACCTTGCCTTCGCCTTAGGGGCCACGGACTACCTCATCAAGCCCCTTGACAAGGACGACCTCCTCGGGAAGCTCCAGGAACTGTCTCCTTCAAAGGGAAAGGTCTCCTTACCGCAGACTGTGTTACTCGTTGAGCCTGAGACCAGGGAATCAGAGGATCTGAAAGCCCTGCTGCAGAATGAAGGTATCGTGACCTACAGTGCGGAGGATCTCAAGAAGGGGGTCGAGCTTGCGGTGGCGCTCAGGCCAAACCTGATAATGCTCAATATTGAATCTCCCACCATCGACGGCTTTGAACTTATACAGGAGCTTAAGATTAACCAGTCCACCAAGGACATCCCCATCTTTATAATGACGGACAAGGATATGTCCGTGGAGGACAGGATGAGCCTCCTCGGCAAGATTGAACGGATTATCAAAAAGCATGGTTATGATGCCAAGGAACTTATCAACCATATCAAGGAACTGGAGATAATATATCCCAAAAGGGCCGGGCTTATTGACGACCTCACAGGGTTGTTCAGTCACCGCTACTTCCAGATACGCCTCGCCCAGGAGGTTGAACGTGCCGGCAGATACAAACTGCCACTGATACTTGTAATCATCGATATCGATCACTTCGGCCATTTTGTTAAAAACCAGGATGAGTACAATGGAAACCTCGTCCTGAAAAAGGTTTCCGAACTCATACGGAAAAACATCAGGGGATCGGATATCGTGGTCCGTTACGGGGGAGATTCCTTTGCCGTACTCCTTTCGAACACGGTGCTCGGCGCCGGACTTTCCCTTAGCAACCGCTTTAATGCAATAATAAAGAACTACCCCTTCCATGGTGAGGAAGTTCAACCAAAGGGGCGGATAACTGCGAGCGCGGGACTCGCCTTCCTCGAGGGCCAGTCACCGGAGGAGTTCATACTCTGTGCTGAAAAGGCGCTTACCCATGCTATCAACAAGGGGGGTGACCGGGTTGAAGTATACTCAACAGAAATGGAAAGGGCTTGCCAGCCATAA
- the rpfG_3 gene encoding cyclic di-GMP phosphodiesterase response regulator RpfG gives MPITTTQTGRPVATVLIVDDLASNLELIEAVFTSEGFNVVKAEHPRTAIDKFEHYTPDIAVVDVMMPEIDGFQLCQILKDMAGKNYFPIILLTALSDRSSRIKGIESGADDFISKPFDHKELVAKVRSLLKIKSLHDELEHSENIILTLAVALEARDPYTKGHSTRVGELSREFSAFIGLTPHDQELVRKAGLLHDIGKIGLSESLLLKPAPLSDEELTIIKQHPIIGEEICKPLHSLKNILPAIRHHHERWDGLGFPDGLKGTEVPVHARVLSIVDSFDAMLSERPYREGRSYKNVLELMNEEREMGQWDPQLLDYFIEMTAIMGEDILLHNSRMIFNLKG, from the coding sequence ATGCCCATTACGACCACCCAGACAGGTCGCCCGGTGGCTACCGTTCTGATAGTGGACGACCTTGCTTCAAACCTGGAACTGATTGAGGCGGTTTTCACCTCTGAAGGGTTCAATGTGGTTAAGGCGGAACATCCGCGTACGGCCATAGATAAGTTTGAACACTACACACCCGATATTGCGGTAGTGGATGTAATGATGCCGGAAATCGACGGATTCCAGCTCTGTCAGATACTAAAGGATATGGCCGGAAAGAACTACTTCCCTATCATACTCCTTACCGCACTTTCCGACAGGTCAAGCAGAATCAAGGGCATTGAGTCCGGGGCCGATGACTTCATCAGCAAACCCTTTGACCATAAGGAACTCGTAGCCAAGGTCAGATCGCTCCTGAAGATCAAGTCCCTCCATGATGAACTCGAACACTCGGAAAACATAATACTTACCCTTGCAGTTGCACTTGAGGCACGGGACCCTTATACAAAGGGACACTCCACGAGAGTAGGCGAACTTTCAAGGGAGTTCAGCGCCTTCATTGGGCTTACCCCGCATGACCAGGAACTGGTAAGAAAGGCGGGGCTTCTGCACGACATCGGAAAGATAGGTCTCAGCGAGTCCCTGCTGCTGAAACCTGCCCCTCTCTCGGACGAAGAACTGACCATCATCAAGCAGCACCCAATCATCGGTGAAGAAATCTGCAAGCCGTTGCATTCCCTTAAAAACATCCTGCCTGCAATAAGGCATCATCATGAACGGTGGGATGGCCTCGGCTTTCCCGATGGTCTCAAGGGAACAGAGGTCCCTGTTCATGCAAGGGTGCTGTCCATAGTGGACTCCTTCGATGCCATGTTATCCGAACGGCCGTACAGGGAGGGCAGGAGCTATAAAAACGTTCTGGAATTAATGAACGAAGAGAGGGAGATGGGACAATGGGACCCGCAGCTTCTGGACTATTTTATCGAGATGACGGCAATAATGGGTGAGGATATTCTCCTGCATAATTCAAGGATGATTTTTAATCTGAAGGGATAG
- the gluP gene encoding rhomboid protease GluP, with the protein MIPFNDDNPTRTFPHITIGLIVLNSLVFLIEIMYPGGMKYILFNFGAIPKNLLSFGGDQPISPPLTVLTSMFLHGGFLHIGGNMLYLWIFGNNIEDRLGHFRFLVFYLISGIVAAYAYALSSPGSRIPMVGASGAIAGILGAYLLLYPRAKVHTLVFFGFFVTIIKIPAFFVIGFWGLIQVINGLLSKGLMARGGIAWFAHVGGFLFGLLTIRLWLPKSRWRE; encoded by the coding sequence ATGATACCCTTTAACGACGATAACCCAACAAGGACCTTCCCCCATATCACGATAGGGCTTATTGTGCTGAACTCCCTGGTCTTCCTGATTGAGATAATGTATCCGGGGGGTATGAAATATATTCTATTTAACTTTGGCGCAATCCCGAAGAACCTGCTGTCCTTCGGCGGGGATCAGCCCATCTCCCCACCCCTTACCGTGTTGACATCGATGTTTCTCCACGGGGGGTTTCTTCATATCGGGGGTAACATGTTGTATCTCTGGATCTTCGGCAATAATATCGAAGACAGGCTGGGCCATTTCAGGTTCCTCGTATTCTATTTAATAAGCGGAATAGTGGCAGCATATGCATATGCACTGAGTTCTCCCGGTTCACGGATTCCCATGGTTGGGGCGAGCGGAGCGATTGCCGGTATACTCGGGGCTTATCTGTTGCTTTATCCCCGCGCAAAGGTGCATACTTTAGTATTCTTTGGGTTTTTTGTTACTATCATAAAAATTCCGGCGTTTTTCGTTATAGGCTTCTGGGGCCTTATACAGGTGATAAACGGTTTGTTAAGCAAGGGGCTGATGGCTCGGGGAGGTATTGCATGGTTTGCCCATGTCGGAGGTTTTCTCTTTGGTCTGTTGACAATCAGGTTGTGGCTTCCAAAATCCAGGTGGAGGGAATGA
- the pleD_6 gene encoding response regulator PleD — MVVICPKCKVRLKIHDEKISPDGSRFCCPKCDTVLLVKRPSARRKEINKRLIMVAHSDDSFIERALNILKGEGFEVITSKDGIDAMVKSMKELPFLIIIDVALPKIYGFEVTKRIKERAETRDIKVILITSVYDQRRYKRPPSTLYGADDYIEEPDLEDLLLAKIRALTEGGRVEKETAEEHPPQPEEKAVTEKAAPHAAGVERARRLARTVLSDLYLYNPRKAAEAIADGNFREVFQVQLSEGFKLYQMRIPSEIRTQGDFFNEEIERFIERKKKETGK; from the coding sequence GTGGTAGTAATCTGCCCGAAATGCAAGGTGAGGCTAAAGATCCACGACGAAAAGATCTCGCCGGACGGCAGCAGATTTTGCTGCCCGAAATGTGACACAGTCCTTCTTGTAAAAAGGCCTTCTGCAAGGAGGAAAGAGATCAACAAGCGTCTGATAATGGTGGCACATTCAGACGACTCTTTCATCGAACGGGCCTTGAATATACTCAAGGGAGAGGGGTTCGAAGTAATTACCTCAAAGGATGGAATCGATGCAATGGTAAAATCGATGAAGGAGCTGCCTTTCCTGATAATTATAGACGTTGCCCTCCCCAAGATTTACGGTTTTGAGGTTACTAAGAGGATAAAGGAGAGGGCGGAGACGAGGGATATAAAGGTAATTCTCATTACATCCGTATATGACCAGCGGAGATATAAACGGCCTCCCTCAACACTGTACGGTGCTGACGATTATATAGAAGAACCTGATCTTGAGGATCTCCTTTTGGCGAAGATCAGGGCCCTTACAGAGGGAGGGAGGGTTGAGAAGGAGACGGCAGAGGAGCATCCCCCCCAACCGGAGGAGAAGGCGGTTACCGAAAAGGCAGCGCCCCATGCCGCCGGTGTGGAGAGGGCACGCCGGCTTGCAAGAACGGTGCTTTCAGACCTCTATCTCTACAACCCCAGGAAGGCGGCGGAAGCCATAGCCGATGGAAACTTCAGGGAGGTCTTCCAGGTACAGCTATCAGAGGGGTTCAAACTGTATCAGATGAGAATACCTTCAGAGATTAGGACGCAGGGGGACTTCTTTAATGAGGAGATCGAACGGTTCATTGAGAGGAAAAAGAAGGAGACAGGTAAATGA
- the groS5 gene encoding 10 kDa chaperonin 5: MKFKPLKDRVFISYTEDVDKTPGGIYVPDTAKEKPQKGKVEAIGSEVKEVKVGDEVMFDRYSGSKIKMNGTEYLIVKEEDILGIVAE; this comes from the coding sequence ATGAAGTTTAAACCACTCAAAGACAGGGTCTTCATCTCTTACACGGAGGATGTTGACAAGACACCCGGTGGGATCTACGTGCCAGATACCGCCAAGGAAAAGCCCCAGAAGGGGAAGGTTGAGGCCATCGGCTCAGAGGTCAAGGAGGTTAAGGTCGGTGACGAGGTTATGTTCGACAGGTATTCAGGTTCCAAGATAAAGATGAATGGCACGGAGTATCTGATTGTCAAGGAAGAAGATATTCTTGGAATAGTTGCAGAATAA
- the groL gene encoding 60 kDa chaperonin: MAKQLLFNEEARNAILRGVTVLTDAVKATLGPKGRNVIIDRKFGAPTITKDGVTVAKEIEIRDPFENMGAQLVKEVASKTSDAAGDGTTTATVLAYAIYRDGMKNVTAGANPMDLKRGIEKAVEVVVEALKKMSKPVQDKKEIAQVGTVSANNDPSIGDLIADAMDKVGKDGVITVEEAKSMATTLEVVEGMQFDRGYISPYFITDPERMECSLEDVYILIHDKKISSMRDLVPLLEQIAKMGRPLLIIAEDVEGEALATLVVNKLRGTLQVSAVKAPGFGERRKAMLEDIAILIGATVISEDLGMKLETVRVDDLGRAKKVNIDKENTTIVEGAGDSSTIQGRIKQIKAQIEETTSDYDMEKLQERLAKLAGGVAVINVGAATETEMKEKKARVEDALHATRAAVEEGIVPGGGVSLLRCLSSLEKFDLEDDQQIGIEIVRKALEEPIKQIVNNAGVEGAIVVEKVKESKEHNLGYDAHKEEYSDMIEAGIIDPTKVTRTALQNAASVASLMVTTEAMITDLPEKEDKMPAPDMGGMGGMGGMY, encoded by the coding sequence ATGGCAAAGCAGTTACTATTTAACGAAGAAGCAAGAAACGCCATACTCAGGGGCGTCACTGTTCTTACAGATGCTGTGAAGGCCACACTTGGCCCAAAGGGCCGTAACGTAATTATCGACAGGAAGTTCGGTGCACCCACTATTACCAAGGACGGTGTGACCGTTGCCAAGGAGATCGAGATCAGGGATCCCTTTGAGAACATGGGAGCCCAGCTTGTTAAGGAGGTTGCTTCAAAGACCTCGGATGCCGCAGGTGACGGTACCACCACGGCAACCGTCCTTGCCTATGCGATCTACCGTGACGGCATGAAGAATGTTACAGCAGGTGCAAACCCCATGGATCTTAAGAGGGGTATTGAGAAGGCCGTTGAGGTCGTAGTCGAGGCATTAAAGAAGATGAGCAAGCCGGTCCAGGACAAGAAAGAGATAGCCCAGGTAGGAACCGTCTCTGCGAATAACGACCCCTCCATAGGTGATCTGATTGCCGATGCAATGGACAAGGTCGGCAAGGATGGTGTGATCACCGTGGAAGAGGCAAAGAGCATGGCCACAACCCTTGAGGTGGTTGAGGGTATGCAGTTTGACAGGGGGTACATTTCCCCTTACTTTATTACCGATCCGGAGAGGATGGAGTGCAGCCTCGAGGATGTATATATCCTCATCCACGACAAGAAGATCTCAAGCATGCGTGACCTCGTGCCGCTCCTTGAGCAGATTGCAAAGATGGGCAGACCCCTTCTCATTATAGCTGAGGATGTTGAGGGCGAGGCACTTGCCACACTTGTAGTAAACAAGCTCCGCGGCACCCTCCAGGTTTCTGCAGTGAAGGCCCCCGGTTTTGGTGAGAGAAGGAAGGCGATGCTCGAGGATATCGCAATCCTCATCGGTGCTACGGTTATTTCCGAAGACCTTGGTATGAAGCTTGAGACCGTAAGGGTAGATGATCTCGGGAGGGCAAAGAAGGTAAATATCGACAAGGAGAACACCACCATAGTTGAAGGTGCCGGAGATAGCTCCACTATCCAGGGTCGTATTAAACAGATCAAGGCACAGATCGAGGAGACCACCTCTGACTACGACATGGAAAAGCTCCAGGAGCGCCTTGCAAAACTGGCCGGTGGTGTTGCCGTGATCAATGTTGGAGCTGCAACTGAGACCGAGATGAAGGAGAAGAAGGCAAGGGTCGAGGACGCACTACATGCCACCAGGGCCGCAGTGGAGGAAGGTATTGTACCGGGTGGAGGTGTTTCACTCCTGAGGTGTCTCTCCAGTCTCGAGAAATTCGATCTTGAGGACGACCAGCAGATCGGCATTGAGATAGTAAGGAAGGCACTTGAAGAGCCTATAAAGCAGATAGTCAACAATGCCGGGGTTGAAGGCGCCATCGTGGTTGAAAAGGTCAAGGAATCAAAGGAGCACAACCTTGGCTATGATGCCCACAAAGAGGAGTACAGCGATATGATTGAGGCCGGCATTATAGACCCGACCAAGGTAACAAGGACGGCGCTTCAGAACGCTGCCTCGGTTGCCTCACTGATGGTAACGACAGAGGCAATGATCACCGACTTGCCTGAAAAGGAAGATAAGATGCCAGCCCCTGATATGGGTGGTATGGGTGGTATGGGCGGTATGTACTAA
- a CDS encoding putative aminodeoxychorismate lyase, whose product MGYGRTILASFLVLLCTGLFYIFSVFIPLPLNTDKEVAIRRGLSYDETLTLLKRKGLIRDGVILSFLGRVLNLDGRIKSGYYRFSGSVTPFKVLSNLVKGRVEEVSVTIPEGFNLWQIAKRLDDSGIIAENSFFSLAYDRGFLNSLGIEAPSLEGYLFPDTYRFPKGASGEYVIREMVENMRRQFNKEMHGRAEAIGLSEREVLTLASIIEKETGVDDERPVISAVFHNRLRRGMPLQADPTTVYGVKDQSAGITLKDLKRKSAYNTYQIKGLPAGPIASPGLKSIRAALFPADVPYLYFVSESNGRHYFSITESEHRRAVQRFRAKRHISVKRPRPLVVNR is encoded by the coding sequence ATGGGTTACGGCAGAACGATTCTTGCTTCATTCCTGGTACTTCTGTGTACAGGACTCTTTTATATTTTTTCGGTTTTTATTCCCCTGCCTCTGAACACAGATAAAGAAGTAGCCATCAGGAGGGGATTGAGCTATGATGAAACCCTGACACTTCTCAAGAGAAAAGGTCTTATAAGGGATGGGGTCATCCTTTCATTCCTGGGCAGAGTCCTCAATCTTGACGGCAGGATAAAGAGCGGATACTACAGGTTCAGCGGGTCCGTGACACCCTTCAAAGTGCTGTCCAACCTTGTTAAAGGGAGGGTAGAGGAGGTCTCCGTCACAATTCCGGAGGGCTTTAACCTCTGGCAGATAGCAAAGAGACTGGATGATTCAGGAATTATCGCTGAGAACAGCTTCTTCAGTCTCGCTTACGACAGGGGTTTTCTCAACAGCTTAGGTATTGAAGCCCCGTCGCTGGAAGGATATCTCTTTCCCGATACGTACAGATTTCCAAAGGGGGCCTCAGGGGAATATGTCATCAGAGAGATGGTTGAAAACATGAGGCGACAGTTCAATAAGGAAATGCACGGAAGGGCGGAGGCGATCGGTCTTTCCGAGAGGGAGGTGCTTACACTTGCCTCAATTATCGAGAAAGAGACCGGGGTTGATGATGAGAGGCCTGTCATATCCGCCGTCTTTCATAACCGGCTCAGGAGAGGGATGCCACTGCAGGCAGACCCCACGACGGTTTATGGTGTCAAGGACCAGTCTGCGGGTATCACACTTAAAGACCTGAAGAGGAAGTCGGCATACAATACTTATCAGATAAAGGGTCTTCCCGCTGGGCCCATAGCATCTCCGGGGCTTAAATCAATCAGGGCCGCCCTGTTTCCGGCGGATGTACCCTACCTCTACTTTGTATCGGAAAGCAATGGAAGACATTATTTTTCAATTACCGAGTCTGAGCACAGGAGGGCCGTACAGAGATTCAGGGCAAAGAGGCATATATCGGTTAAAAGGCCGAGACCGTTGGTGGTGAACAGATGA
- the ispG gene encoding 4-hydroxy-3-methylbut-2-en-1-yl diphosphate synthase, producing MIKRKKTRKILVGGVAVGGDAPVSVQSMTKTDTADVKGTVRQIRRLQKEGCEIVRTAVPDKAAAVAVGEIKKMIDIPLIADIHFDWRLALETIGMGVDGLRINPGNIGAKWKIREVVNAAKERQVPIRIGVNSGSLEKDILKRHKSPTPEALVESAARHISILEEMDFTMIKVSLKGSDVPLTVEAYRMFSERFDYPLHVGITEAGPPPTGVVKSSVGLGILLYDGIGDTIRVSLTAAPYEEVRVAYGILRSLGLRSRGADLVSCPTCGRCNIDIIRIARNVQRRLSGMETAVTVAVMGCVVNGPGEAREADYGIAGGKGEGILFRKGKVIRKVPEEELIDTLVDTIREDEGK from the coding sequence ATGATAAAGAGGAAAAAGACAAGGAAGATCCTGGTCGGGGGGGTCGCCGTCGGCGGTGACGCACCTGTCTCCGTCCAGTCCATGACAAAAACCGATACAGCGGATGTGAAGGGCACGGTGAGGCAGATCAGGAGGCTTCAGAAGGAGGGGTGCGAGATCGTCCGCACCGCTGTGCCTGACAAGGCGGCGGCGGTTGCCGTTGGTGAGATAAAGAAGATGATCGATATCCCTTTGATTGCCGACATACACTTTGACTGGAGGCTTGCACTTGAGACAATAGGGATGGGTGTTGACGGCTTGCGGATAAACCCGGGGAATATCGGTGCTAAATGGAAGATAAGGGAGGTTGTTAATGCGGCAAAGGAGAGGCAGGTACCGATAAGGATAGGTGTAAACTCGGGGTCCCTGGAGAAGGATATCCTGAAGAGGCATAAGAGTCCGACACCTGAGGCGCTTGTGGAAAGTGCGGCAAGGCATATCAGTATTCTTGAGGAGATGGATTTTACCATGATCAAGGTTTCTCTGAAGGGTTCCGATGTGCCCCTGACGGTTGAGGCATACCGCATGTTCTCAGAGAGGTTTGATTATCCGCTTCATGTTGGGATAACAGAGGCAGGACCTCCTCCTACGGGAGTTGTTAAGAGTTCTGTCGGACTCGGAATTTTACTCTATGACGGGATAGGTGATACAATCAGGGTATCCCTTACCGCAGCGCCATATGAGGAGGTGCGTGTTGCCTATGGTATTCTGAGGTCCCTTGGGTTAAGGAGCAGAGGTGCGGATCTTGTCTCGTGTCCGACATGCGGCCGTTGTAATATAGATATTATAAGGATTGCAAGGAATGTCCAGCGGAGACTATCCGGTATGGAGACCGCTGTTACCGTTGCGGTAATGGGTTGTGTGGTTAACGGTCCCGGTGAGGCCCGGGAGGCGGATTACGGTATTGCAGGCGGAAAGGGAGAGGGGATTCTATTCAGGAAAGGGAAGGTAATAAGGAAGGTTCCCGAGGAGGAGTTGATCGATACCCTTGTGGATACCATCAGGGAGGATGAAGGAAAGTGA
- the panC gene encoding pantothenate synthetase → MEIIRDVKMMQRTGRSFGMKDKSVGLVPTMGALHEGHLSLIRRCKEDNEITVVSIFVNPAQFGPSEDFNGYPRDPESDMMKLEDLGVDLLFFPEKGNIYPDGFSTHIIVEGLSDRLCGLYREGHFRGVATVVAKLFNIVNPDRAYFGQKDYQQVLIIKRLVRDLNFDLEIIVCPTVREEDGLAMSSRNLYLSEQERAASAVIYRTLIEAGEMIRSGSPVSEVGRFMEVQLKGAPMIREIQYASVYDPETLEDISMTDVNIYVRKRFLLALSVFIGKTRLIDNILVES, encoded by the coding sequence ATGGAGATAATAAGAGACGTAAAGATGATGCAGCGGACCGGAAGGTCCTTTGGAATGAAGGATAAGAGTGTGGGGCTTGTCCCCACAATGGGGGCGCTTCATGAGGGGCATCTGAGCCTCATAAGGAGATGTAAAGAGGACAATGAGATAACGGTGGTGAGCATTTTTGTTAATCCTGCACAGTTTGGTCCTTCAGAGGATTTCAATGGGTATCCCCGGGATCCGGAGAGTGACATGATGAAGCTGGAGGACCTCGGAGTCGATCTCCTGTTTTTTCCGGAAAAGGGTAATATCTATCCGGATGGCTTCTCTACGCATATCATCGTTGAGGGGCTTTCGGACAGGCTGTGCGGGCTTTACAGAGAGGGTCATTTCAGGGGTGTTGCAACGGTTGTTGCCAAGCTTTTTAATATTGTAAATCCTGACAGGGCATATTTCGGGCAGAAGGACTATCAACAGGTCCTTATCATAAAGAGGCTTGTCCGGGATCTGAATTTTGATTTAGAGATAATCGTCTGTCCCACGGTCCGGGAAGAGGATGGTCTTGCAATGAGTTCGAGGAACCTGTATCTCTCGGAGCAGGAGAGGGCGGCATCCGCCGTGATCTACAGGACTCTGATTGAAGCAGGAGAGATGATCAGGTCAGGCAGCCCCGTGAGTGAAGTCGGAAGATTCATGGAGGTGCAGCTGAAAGGGGCCCCCATGATAAGAGAGATACAGTACGCCTCGGTCTATGATCCCGAGACCCTTGAAGATATATCGATGACTGATGTTAATATATATGTAAGAAAAAGATTCCTCCTTGCCCTATCAGTCTTTATTGGGAAGACAAGGCTTATCGATAATATTCTCGTTGAGTCTTAG